The following are encoded together in the Odocoileus virginianus isolate 20LAN1187 ecotype Illinois chromosome 28, Ovbor_1.2, whole genome shotgun sequence genome:
- the IGF2 gene encoding insulin-like growth factor 2 isoform X2, with translation MGISAGKSVLALLTFLAFASCCYAAYRPSETLCGGELVDTLQFVCGDRGFYFSRPSSRINRRSRGIVEECCFRSCDLALLETYCATPAKSERDVSASTTVLPDDLTAYPVGKFFRYDTWKQSTQRLRRGLPAFLRARRGRTLAKKLEALREAKSHRPLITLPTQDPATHGGASSEASSD, from the exons ATGGGGATCTCAGCGGGGAAGTCGGTGCTGGCGCTTCTCACCTTCTTGGCCTTCGCCTCGTGCTGCTATGCTGCTTACCGCCCCAGCGAGACCCTGTGCGGCGGGGAGCTGGTGGACACCCTCCAGTTTGTCTGTGGGGACCGCGGCTTCTACTTCA GCCGACCATCCAGCCGCATAAACCGACGCAGCCGTGGCATCGTGGAAGAGTGTTGCTTCCGAAGCTGCGACCTGGCCCTCCTGGAGACTTACTGTGCCACCCCCGCCAAGTCCGAGAGGGATGTGTCTGCCTCTACGACCGTGCTTCCG GACGACCTCACCGCATACCCCGTGGGCAAGTTCTTCCGATATGACACCTGGAAGCAGTCCACGCAGCGCTTGCGCAGGGGCCTGCCCGCCTTCCTGCGAGCACGCCGGGGTCGCACGCTCGCCAAGAAGCTGGAGGCGCTCAGAGAGGCCAAGAGTCACCGTCCGCTGATTACTCTGCCCACCCAGGACCCTGCCACCCACGGGGGCGCCTCTTCGGAGGCATCCAGCGATTAG